The Armatimonadota bacterium genome includes a window with the following:
- a CDS encoding coproporphyrinogen III oxidase, with the protein MRCSAAYVHIPFCASKCPYCDFNSYAGISHLASRYVGALCRQIQESPQAGDGPLRTVFFGGGTPSLLPAESLVQVLEALRNRFGIAEDAEVTLEANPESADPEKLARLRQGGFNRLSIGAQDFDDDLLRALGRAHDHRRFLQAFQDARAAGFENISFDLMFALPGQTLDGLRRTLEAAIGLCPEHISAYCLTIEEGTAFHRRRAAGRLDLPDEEAQADMFLLTRSLLEDAGYEHYEISNYALPGRRCRHNEVYWRNEPYRGFGPGAVEFVEGRRVMWERDPAEFIRQVEESGRAREVFSEMLPAEKAAGESLMLALRTADGANLEELSRRFGLDVENLFQPEIERYTAAGLLNRSGCRIRLTRSGQLLADEVAAAFLR; encoded by the coding sequence ATGCGCTGTTCTGCGGCATACGTTCACATACCCTTCTGCGCGTCAAAATGTCCGTATTGCGATTTCAACAGCTACGCAGGCATCTCTCACCTTGCCTCGCGCTATGTGGGTGCCCTCTGCCGGCAGATTCAAGAGAGTCCGCAGGCCGGCGACGGTCCGCTGCGGACAGTCTTCTTCGGAGGCGGCACTCCCTCGCTTCTGCCTGCAGAATCGCTTGTGCAGGTTCTGGAGGCGCTCCGGAACCGCTTCGGGATTGCGGAGGACGCCGAGGTGACCCTGGAAGCCAATCCGGAGAGCGCCGATCCGGAGAAGCTGGCCAGGCTCCGGCAGGGTGGCTTCAACCGCCTTAGCATAGGCGCGCAGGACTTCGACGATGATCTCTTGCGCGCGCTGGGCCGGGCGCACGACCATCGCCGGTTCCTGCAGGCCTTCCAGGATGCCCGCGCCGCCGGATTCGAGAACATCAGCTTCGACTTGATGTTCGCTCTGCCCGGTCAGACCCTGGACGGGCTCCGCCGGACGCTCGAGGCAGCCATTGGGCTCTGCCCAGAGCACATCTCGGCCTACTGTCTGACCATCGAGGAGGGCACGGCCTTCCACCGCAGACGAGCAGCCGGACGCCTGGATCTGCCCGACGAGGAGGCACAGGCCGATATGTTCCTGCTGACGCGCTCCCTGCTGGAGGACGCGGGCTACGAGCATTATGAGATCTCCAACTACGCCCTCCCCGGCCGCCGCTGCCGTCACAACGAGGTCTACTGGAGGAACGAGCCGTACCGCGGGTTCGGACCAGGCGCTGTGGAGTTCGTCGAAGGCAGGCGGGTGATGTGGGAGCGCGACCCAGCAGAGTTCATCCGGCAGGTGGAGGAGAGCGGCCGCGCCCGAGAGGTCTTCTCGGAGATGCTGCCCGCTGAGAAGGCCGCCGGAGAGTCTCTGATGCTGGCGCTCCGGACCGCCGACGGAGCCAACCTGGAGGAGCTCTCACGCCGGTTCGGCCTGGATGTCGAGAATCTCTTCCAGCCGGAGATCGAACGCTACACCGCTGCCGGTCTGCTGAACCGGAGCGGCTGCCGCATCCGCCTCACCCGCTCCGGACAACTGCTTGCCGACGAGGTGGCCGCCGCTTTCCTTCGCTAG
- the rnj gene encoding ribonuclease J: protein MSDTLTLVPLGGVGEIGKNMTALMYDGRIIVMDAGLKFPDEEMYGVDIVIPDFSWLIENADRVEGVFLTHGHEDHIGALPYLLKQLSVPVWGTRLTLGLVRPKLDEHGIEDAALNEVQAGDRVPAGPFEVEFIAVSHSIPDSCALAVHSPAGVFLHTSDFKFDPTPVDGRHTDVHRLAELGRSGVLALMSDCTNVERPGFCRSERMLSDTFDRIFARSNGRIIVACFASNIHRIQQVADISIKYNRQMAVIGRSMEQNVATARSLGYLQVPDWALLDIRQIESREPYQVTIMTTGSQGEPLSVLSRLAMDDHRKIRIQEGDTVIISARPIPGNENLVQRVINNLFKRGAQVIYDEVEPVHVSGHAHREELRLMVNLTRPKYVVPIHGEYRHLVKYAELLRETGYRVSDIIPAEIGDIVEFTPHSARVAGKLQSCGSVMVDGLGVGDVGDVALRDRSHLASDGVLVVVASVDRKTGELLAGPDLLSRGFMDDEEAFLAEAREVVRDIILALPPDSASDRSIAGQDVRSGLAKFVNSRTRRRPVIIPVIMEV, encoded by the coding sequence GTGAGCGACACACTGACACTGGTGCCCCTGGGTGGGGTAGGTGAGATCGGCAAGAACATGACCGCGCTGATGTACGATGGCCGCATCATCGTGATGGATGCCGGTCTCAAGTTCCCCGACGAGGAGATGTACGGGGTGGATATTGTCATCCCGGACTTCTCCTGGCTGATAGAGAACGCCGATCGCGTGGAGGGCGTGTTTCTCACGCACGGGCACGAGGATCACATCGGGGCGCTTCCCTATCTTCTGAAGCAGCTCAGCGTCCCGGTGTGGGGCACGCGGCTGACGCTGGGACTGGTGCGTCCGAAGCTGGACGAGCACGGCATCGAGGATGCGGCGCTGAACGAGGTGCAGGCCGGGGACCGCGTGCCGGCCGGGCCATTCGAGGTGGAGTTCATCGCGGTCTCTCATTCCATCCCGGATTCCTGCGCGCTGGCGGTGCACTCTCCGGCCGGGGTGTTCTTGCACACCAGCGATTTCAAGTTCGACCCCACCCCCGTGGATGGCAGACATACGGACGTGCACCGGCTGGCGGAGCTGGGCAGAAGCGGCGTGCTGGCACTGATGAGCGACTGCACGAATGTGGAGCGCCCCGGTTTCTGCCGCAGCGAGCGGATGCTGAGCGACACGTTCGACCGGATCTTCGCGCGCTCCAACGGGCGCATCATCGTGGCCTGCTTTGCTTCCAACATCCACCGCATCCAGCAGGTTGCGGATATCAGCATCAAGTATAACCGGCAAATGGCGGTCATCGGGCGCAGCATGGAGCAGAACGTCGCCACCGCCCGCTCGCTGGGGTATCTTCAGGTGCCGGACTGGGCCTTGTTGGATATCCGGCAGATAGAGAGCCGGGAGCCCTATCAGGTGACCATTATGACCACCGGGAGCCAGGGCGAGCCGCTTTCGGTTCTCTCCCGGCTGGCCATGGACGACCACAGGAAGATCCGCATTCAGGAGGGGGATACGGTCATCATCTCGGCGCGTCCCATTCCGGGGAACGAGAACCTGGTTCAGCGGGTCATCAACAACCTGTTCAAGCGCGGCGCGCAGGTCATCTACGACGAGGTGGAGCCGGTGCATGTGTCCGGCCACGCGCACCGGGAGGAACTCCGGCTGATGGTGAACCTGACCCGCCCGAAGTATGTGGTGCCCATCCACGGAGAGTACCGGCACCTGGTCAAATATGCCGAACTGCTGCGCGAGACGGGTTACCGCGTCTCGGACATCATCCCCGCTGAGATTGGCGACATCGTGGAGTTCACGCCGCATTCGGCGCGGGTGGCGGGCAAGCTGCAGTCCTGCGGCAGCGTCATGGTGGACGGTCTGGGCGTCGGCGACGTAGGGGACGTGGCCCTGCGCGACAGGAGCCATCTGGCGTCTGACGGGGTGCTGGTGGTGGTGGCTTCGGTGGACCGCAAGACGGGCGAGCTGCTGGCGGGTCCGGACCTGCTGTCACGCGGCTTTATGGACGATGAGGAGGCATTCCTGGCCGAGGCGCGGGAGGTGGTGCGGGACATCATCCTGGCTTTGCCGCCGGACAGCGCAAGCGACCGCTCAATCGCGGGGCAGGATGTGCGGAGCGGCCTGGCGAAGTTCGTCAACTCACGCACCCGCCGCCGTCCGGTGATCATTCCGGTGATCATGGAGGTGTAA
- the dapA gene encoding 4-hydroxy-tetrahydrodipicolinate synthase, which produces MNPRFGRVLTAMVTPFRSDLSMDYERAGELARAIIESGSDGVVVAGTTGESATITMAEQAQLFRAVREAVGDRGTVIGGAGANSTAECLELCHYAEEAGCDAVLLVAPYYNRPSQEGLFQHFWHVAENTRLPIILYNIPGRCAVNMEPATTARLAQHERIVGIKEACGNLDQVTDVISRVPEDFAVYSGDDSITLPMMAVGAVGVVSVAGHLVSRQIQQMVRDFLEGRVAEAARRNRSLFPFFKSLFITTNPVPVKAALRLAGWDCGGVRLPLVEATDAEVQRIREAMDALEEGVDLPRKA; this is translated from the coding sequence ATGAATCCGCGGTTCGGTCGTGTTCTTACGGCGATGGTGACACCATTCCGGTCCGATCTTTCCATGGACTATGAAAGGGCCGGAGAGTTGGCACGGGCCATCATCGAGTCCGGATCGGACGGTGTTGTGGTGGCGGGCACGACGGGCGAGTCCGCCACCATCACCATGGCGGAGCAGGCGCAACTGTTCCGGGCCGTGCGCGAGGCGGTGGGCGACAGGGGCACGGTCATCGGCGGGGCTGGAGCAAACTCCACCGCGGAGTGTCTGGAGCTGTGCCATTATGCCGAGGAGGCCGGCTGCGACGCCGTGCTGCTGGTTGCTCCTTACTACAACCGGCCCTCGCAGGAGGGGCTGTTCCAGCATTTCTGGCACGTGGCGGAGAATACCCGGCTGCCCATCATCCTTTACAACATCCCGGGCCGCTGCGCCGTGAACATGGAGCCGGCCACCACGGCCCGGCTGGCGCAGCATGAGCGGATCGTGGGCATCAAGGAAGCCTGCGGCAATCTGGACCAGGTGACGGACGTCATCTCGCGCGTTCCTGAGGATTTCGCGGTCTACAGTGGGGACGACAGCATCACGCTGCCGATGATGGCGGTTGGCGCAGTGGGAGTGGTCAGCGTGGCGGGACATTTGGTCAGCCGCCAGATCCAGCAAATGGTCCGCGATTTCCTGGAGGGCCGCGTCGCAGAGGCCGCCCGGCGGAACAGGAGCCTGTTCCCGTTCTTCAAGTCCCTGTTCATCACCACGAACCCCGTTCCCGTGAAGGCGGCGCTGCGGCTGGCCGGATGGGACTGTGGTGGGGTTCGGCTTCCCCTGGTGGAGGCCACCGATGCAGAGGTGCAGCGGATCCGGGAGGCGATGGATGCCCTGGAAGAGGGAGTGGACCTGCCCCGCAAGGCTTAG
- the asd gene encoding aspartate-semialdehyde dehydrogenase has protein sequence MEGYNVVVVGAGLVGEQMVHVLKKRNFPAKSITVLARSERTQVIDGEEYHVRPTTADAFEGMDIAFFAGTEGEKGASQTFGWEAVKRGCFVVDNGDDFRMDDRVPLVVPEANADAIAGHQGFVANPNCSTIQMVAALAPLNRKARMKRIVVSTYQSVSGSGQAAVRELEEQVRAYAAGEPLKVEQYPYQIFLNLIPQISSLKDEFPGYYGEEIKMIKETRKIFGMPDLKVSATCVRVPVRRGHSEAINVEFESPISPEEARELLAAQEGIVVIDDPAAGKYPMPLEVEGRDETFVGRIRQDPGNPNALDLWVVADNIRKGAATNAVQIAEIAVERGWLRR, from the coding sequence ATGGAAGGCTACAACGTTGTCGTGGTGGGCGCCGGTCTGGTCGGCGAGCAGATGGTGCACGTGCTGAAGAAGCGCAACTTCCCCGCGAAGAGCATCACCGTGCTGGCGCGCAGCGAGCGCACACAGGTGATAGACGGGGAGGAGTACCACGTGCGGCCCACCACTGCGGACGCCTTCGAGGGGATGGACATCGCCTTCTTCGCCGGGACGGAGGGGGAGAAAGGCGCCAGCCAGACGTTCGGCTGGGAGGCCGTGAAGCGCGGCTGCTTCGTGGTGGACAACGGCGATGACTTCCGCATGGACGACCGCGTCCCGCTGGTGGTCCCCGAGGCCAACGCCGATGCCATCGCCGGTCATCAGGGCTTCGTCGCGAATCCCAACTGCAGCACCATCCAGATGGTGGCGGCGCTTGCTCCGCTGAACAGAAAGGCACGGATGAAGCGGATCGTGGTCTCCACGTATCAGAGCGTCTCCGGCAGCGGCCAGGCCGCGGTGCGCGAGCTGGAGGAGCAGGTGCGCGCCTACGCCGCGGGTGAGCCGCTGAAGGTGGAGCAGTATCCGTATCAGATCTTCCTGAACCTCATCCCGCAGATCAGCAGCCTGAAGGACGAGTTCCCGGGCTACTACGGCGAAGAGATCAAAATGATCAAGGAGACGCGCAAGATCTTCGGGATGCCGGACCTGAAAGTCTCCGCCACCTGCGTTCGCGTGCCCGTGCGCCGCGGACATAGCGAGGCCATAAACGTGGAGTTCGAGTCGCCCATCTCCCCAGAGGAGGCTCGCGAGCTTTTGGCGGCTCAGGAAGGGATCGTCGTCATAGATGATCCGGCGGCCGGCAAGTATCCGATGCCGCTGGAGGTGGAGGGGCGCGACGAGACATTCGTCGGGCGTATTCGCCAGGATCCGGGCAACCCGAACGCGCTGGATCTGTGGGTGGTGGCCGACAACATCCGCAAGGGAGCGGCCACGAATGCGGTGCAGATCGCGGAGATCGCGGTCGAGAGAGGGTGGCTGAGACGATGA
- the dapB gene encoding 4-hydroxy-tetrahydrodipicolinate reductase, translating into MSDILVGVCGFLGRMGAEVVRAVSDAEGMTFAGGADPQFQGDGPEGAFCSASVEEMLREVHPQVVVDFTVPAAAPGNIRAALEAGAHCVVGTTGIAEDERERLGELARSRNLGLLIAPNFAMGAVLMMRFAQEAARFFQGAEIIELHHDRKLDAPSGTALMTADRVASSWSGSPGPGVGQPSRGLDRGGVQIHSVRMPGFVAHQEVVFGNPGEVLTIRHDSLDRKSFMPGVILAIRRIREQRGLVFGLEALLFE; encoded by the coding sequence GTGAGCGATATCCTTGTCGGGGTCTGCGGGTTCCTGGGCAGGATGGGAGCCGAGGTGGTCCGGGCGGTCAGTGATGCGGAGGGGATGACCTTCGCGGGCGGAGCCGATCCGCAGTTCCAGGGTGATGGCCCTGAAGGGGCGTTCTGTTCCGCGTCGGTGGAGGAGATGCTGCGGGAGGTCCATCCACAGGTTGTGGTTGACTTCACGGTTCCCGCTGCGGCGCCGGGCAATATCCGCGCCGCGCTGGAGGCGGGGGCGCACTGTGTGGTGGGAACCACCGGTATTGCGGAGGACGAGCGTGAACGGCTGGGCGAGCTTGCAAGATCACGCAACCTGGGCCTGCTCATCGCCCCGAACTTCGCGATGGGTGCGGTGCTGATGATGCGCTTCGCCCAGGAGGCTGCCCGGTTCTTTCAGGGCGCGGAGATCATCGAGCTTCACCATGACCGCAAGCTGGACGCGCCTTCCGGGACGGCCCTGATGACGGCGGACCGGGTCGCTTCCAGCTGGAGCGGATCCCCCGGACCGGGAGTGGGACAGCCTTCCCGCGGACTGGACCGCGGCGGCGTACAAATCCACAGTGTCCGGATGCCGGGATTCGTCGCCCATCAGGAGGTTGTTTTCGGAAATCCCGGAGAGGTGCTTACCATCCGGCACGATTCTCTGGACCGCAAGAGCTTCATGCCGGGGGTCATTCTGGCCATCCGCCGGATCCGCGAGCAGCGGGGGCTGGTTTTCGGGCTGGAAGCGCTTCTTTTCGAATAA
- a CDS encoding peptidase M16 yields MVRITDLDNGVRVITESVEHVRSVALGIWIAAGSKLEQPHEFGISHLLEHMLFKGTSRRSARDIAEEMAAVGGQLNAATDREYTTFYARVLKDDVALAMDILGDMLLNSLMDPEELRREQDVVADEIRRHEDAPEDRVHDFLAELAWDGHALAHSVLGTEETVRSATPEALHTYLKTQYTPDRTVVAAAGALEHERVVDLAAKSLEPMSGRAPDPALPPLEHRPGRAILDRSTEAVYFCLGAPAYSETDDRKYALAILDSVLGGGMSSRLFQEIREKRGLAYDIGSYRLSYHEGGMLTVYGGTGAATLGEVLSLVRAEIESLRTAPPDPQEMARAHAQIRAGLLMAQESMGTRMTRLGKCLLDYGRFIPVEEVVARLDAVTENDVLNVAQDVLRDGALTLAVVGPEEEVKEEVVL; encoded by the coding sequence GTGGTCCGCATTACGGATCTGGACAACGGGGTCAGGGTCATCACGGAAAGCGTGGAGCACGTCCGCAGCGTCGCGCTCGGCATCTGGATCGCCGCAGGCTCCAAACTGGAACAGCCCCACGAGTTCGGCATCAGCCATCTGCTGGAGCATATGCTCTTCAAGGGGACCTCGCGGCGCTCGGCGCGGGACATCGCCGAGGAGATGGCTGCCGTAGGCGGGCAGCTGAATGCCGCCACCGACCGGGAGTACACAACATTCTACGCCCGTGTTCTGAAGGACGATGTGGCGCTGGCCATGGACATACTGGGCGACATGCTGCTGAACTCCCTGATGGATCCCGAAGAGCTCAGGCGGGAGCAGGACGTGGTAGCCGACGAGATCCGCCGGCACGAGGACGCCCCCGAGGACAGGGTGCACGATTTTCTTGCGGAGCTGGCCTGGGACGGGCACGCTCTGGCGCACAGCGTTCTGGGAACCGAGGAGACTGTGCGCTCGGCCACGCCGGAAGCGCTCCACACCTATCTTAAGACCCAATACACGCCGGACCGGACGGTGGTTGCGGCTGCTGGAGCGCTGGAGCACGAGCGGGTGGTTGACCTGGCGGCAAAGTCGCTTGAACCGATGAGTGGCCGCGCCCCGGATCCCGCGCTTCCTCCTCTGGAACATCGGCCCGGCCGCGCCATTCTGGACCGCAGCACGGAAGCGGTCTATTTCTGCCTGGGCGCCCCGGCCTACAGTGAAACGGACGACCGGAAATATGCGCTGGCCATTCTGGACTCTGTCCTGGGCGGGGGGATGAGCAGCCGTCTGTTCCAGGAGATCCGCGAGAAGCGGGGACTGGCCTACGATATCGGCAGCTACCGCCTCAGCTACCATGAGGGCGGAATGCTCACTGTTTACGGCGGCACCGGGGCGGCCACCCTTGGCGAGGTACTGTCGCTGGTTCGGGCCGAGATAGAAAGCCTGCGCACCGCGCCGCCCGATCCGCAGGAGATGGCCCGCGCCCACGCCCAGATTCGGGCGGGGTTGTTGATGGCTCAGGAGAGCATGGGGACTCGAATGACCCGGCTGGGGAAGTGTCTGCTGGACTACGGACGCTTCATTCCGGTGGAAGAGGTGGTGGCCCGGCTGGACGCCGTGACGGAGAACGACGTTTTGAACGTGGCGCAGGATGTGCTCCGCGACGGCGCGTTGACACTGGCGGTGGTGGGACCGGAAGAAGAAGTGAAAGAGGAGGTTGTGCTGTGA
- the pstS gene encoding phosphate-binding protein → MTLKRISALAASAALLAGLGSAATAQVVTVKGSDTMVILAQRWAEEYMKKNPGVRIQVTGGGSGTGIAALINGTTDICNASRPMKDKEKSNVRQRHNRGVSEYRVAKDGITIYVHPSNNVPHLTLDQLRLIYTGRINNWKQVGGPDRPITRYSRENNSGTYVFFKEFVLKNQNYDPSCQNMPGTASVVNAVSKDPGGIGYGGMAYAKGVREVPIKKDEKSQAYEPTPANVRNGNYPIWRFLYQYVVGVPRGEVAKLIQWELSDQGQAIVEKVGFVPVK, encoded by the coding sequence ATGACATTGAAACGGATATCAGCGCTGGCCGCATCTGCGGCCCTTCTGGCGGGACTCGGATCCGCCGCCACGGCTCAGGTCGTGACGGTCAAGGGTTCCGACACTATGGTCATCCTCGCTCAGCGATGGGCTGAGGAGTACATGAAGAAGAACCCGGGTGTGCGCATTCAGGTGACGGGCGGAGGCTCGGGCACGGGCATCGCCGCGCTCATCAACGGTACCACGGACATCTGCAACGCATCCCGTCCGATGAAAGACAAGGAGAAGAGTAATGTCCGGCAGCGGCACAATCGTGGCGTCTCCGAGTACCGGGTGGCCAAGGACGGTATCACCATCTATGTGCACCCGTCCAACAACGTGCCTCATCTGACGCTGGACCAGCTCCGCTTGATCTACACCGGCCGCATCAATAACTGGAAGCAGGTGGGTGGCCCGGACCGGCCCATCACGCGCTACTCACGTGAGAACAACTCCGGGACCTACGTGTTCTTCAAGGAGTTCGTTCTGAAGAACCAGAACTACGATCCTTCCTGCCAGAACATGCCGGGCACCGCATCCGTGGTGAACGCGGTCTCGAAGGATCCGGGAGGCATCGGCTACGGCGGAATGGCCTACGCCAAGGGCGTCCGCGAGGTGCCGATCAAGAAGGACGAGAAGTCCCAGGCCTACGAACCGACACCTGCGAATGTGCGCAACGGCAACTATCCCATCTGGCGGTTCCTGTATCAGTACGTCGTCGGCGTCCCGAGGGGCGAGGTGGCAAAGCTGATCCAGTGGGAGCTGTCTGACCAGGGCCAGGCCATCGTGGAGAAGGTCGGGTTCGTCCCGGTCAAGTAG
- a CDS encoding aspartokinase has product MLVVQKYGGSSVADAERIRSVAERVARTSKEAQVAVVVSAMGKTTDNLIALARQITDNPSDREMDKLLATGEQASSALMTMALHALGVPAVSLTGGQAGIITENVARKARIARIDVTRMKKELEAGNVLVIAGFQGVTEGSSWADITTLGRGGSDTTAVAVAKALKADRCEIYTDVEGVYTADPRIVPEARKLDTISYEEMLEMAGQGAKVMHSRAVELGELYNIEILVAHSQKEVPGTVIKHEDEAMEIRNPVRGIAHDLKTNRITIASVPDQPGIAARIFQALADKNISVDIIVQNVSQSGVTDLSFTVADDDLNTAVATVQEVAQQIAAGGISTDQNVAKVSIVGTGIRSHPGYAARMFTALADANINIISITTSEIRITCLIERSKLEEAVRVLHKTFELEKA; this is encoded by the coding sequence ATGCTTGTCGTGCAGAAATACGGGGGCAGCTCCGTGGCAGACGCGGAGCGCATCCGCAGCGTGGCCGAACGAGTTGCGCGGACCAGCAAGGAGGCTCAGGTGGCGGTGGTGGTCTCGGCCATGGGGAAGACCACCGATAACCTGATCGCCCTCGCAAGGCAGATCACCGACAACCCCAGCGACCGCGAGATGGACAAGCTGCTCGCCACGGGCGAGCAGGCTTCCAGCGCCCTGATGACTATGGCGCTTCACGCTCTGGGGGTTCCGGCCGTTTCGCTGACGGGCGGCCAGGCGGGCATCATCACGGAGAATGTGGCCCGCAAGGCGCGCATTGCTCGCATTGACGTCACACGGATGAAAAAAGAGCTGGAAGCGGGCAACGTGCTGGTCATCGCAGGTTTTCAGGGTGTGACAGAGGGCTCCAGCTGGGCGGACATCACCACGCTGGGGCGCGGCGGTTCGGACACCACGGCCGTGGCCGTGGCCAAAGCCCTCAAAGCCGACCGCTGCGAGATCTATACCGATGTGGAAGGCGTTTATACGGCCGATCCGCGCATCGTTCCGGAGGCCCGCAAGCTGGACACCATCTCCTATGAAGAGATGCTGGAGATGGCCGGTCAGGGGGCCAAGGTCATGCACTCCCGGGCGGTGGAGCTCGGGGAGCTCTACAATATTGAGATTCTGGTTGCGCACAGTCAGAAGGAGGTTCCAGGCACAGTGATCAAGCACGAAGACGAGGCTATGGAGATCCGCAATCCCGTCCGCGGGATCGCGCATGACCTGAAGACCAACCGGATCACGATCGCCTCCGTGCCGGACCAGCCTGGAATCGCCGCACGCATTTTCCAGGCGCTGGCGGACAAGAACATCAGTGTGGATATCATCGTCCAGAACGTCAGCCAGAGCGGAGTGACGGATCTCTCCTTCACGGTGGCCGATGACGATCTGAACACCGCTGTCGCCACAGTGCAGGAGGTGGCCCAGCAGATCGCCGCGGGGGGCATCAGCACGGACCAGAATGTGGCCAAGGTGTCCATCGTGGGCACGGGCATCCGCAGCCACCCGGGATACGCGGCGCGGATGTTCACGGCGCTGGCTGATGCCAACATCAACATCATCTCCATCACCACCAGCGAGATCCGCATAACCTGTCTGATCGAGCGCAGCAAGCTGGAAGAGGCGGTCCGCGTGCTGCACAAGACGTTCGAGCTGGAAAAGGCGTAA
- the dacC gene encoding D-alanyl-D-alanine carboxypeptidase DacC, translating into MRSFSPRRGGVLVAWSAAVLLAALSGARADLAAVRQKLDSILDRPVFARGIHGCVVQTLDTRDRIYSRNPDLLLMTASNLKLITSAAALEILGPEFRYSTGVYTAGEIDREGVLHGDLVLKGSGDPLLDEPALQGIIEDLKARGFKRVAGAIVGDTGDFDRSPYGWGWSWDYLSASYAAPAGALNFNKNVISIVVEPAAEPGSPARVTLKPSSGHMRLRSSVMTGERGSSRSVSRERDAGATMVTVTGSVPAGGDAATDAVVAVLDPAQFTVDCFRDMLISSGIPVDGRARKGSAPAGARMLARHVSKPLREIVTDLNKWSDNLIAECLLRTLGSVRKGSGSVSAGRDVVMEFLEKQAGIEPGAVSMADGSGLSRLNLVTCDSFIRLLDYMYRHRHGTDFMESLPVAGVDGTLRTRMKDTPAEGKVRAKTGYIGGVSSLSGYVTTAAGQPLAFSLIFNNQVGTVAPCREAQDEICAYLAGLTEKL; encoded by the coding sequence ATGAGGTCTTTCTCCCCTCGCCGCGGAGGCGTTCTTGTTGCCTGGTCTGCGGCGGTTCTGTTGGCGGCGCTCTCCGGAGCGCGTGCCGATCTGGCCGCCGTCCGCCAGAAACTGGACTCCATTCTTGACCGTCCCGTCTTTGCGCGGGGCATCCACGGATGCGTTGTGCAGACCCTGGACACCCGAGACAGGATCTACTCACGCAACCCGGATTTGCTCCTGATGACCGCCTCCAACCTGAAGCTCATCACGTCCGCGGCGGCGCTGGAGATCCTGGGACCGGAGTTCCGCTACAGCACCGGAGTCTATACGGCGGGCGAGATTGACCGGGAAGGAGTCCTTCACGGGGATCTGGTGCTGAAGGGCTCCGGCGACCCGCTGCTGGACGAGCCCGCGCTGCAGGGGATTATCGAAGACCTGAAAGCCCGCGGTTTCAAGCGCGTGGCCGGAGCCATCGTGGGGGATACGGGAGACTTCGACCGCTCGCCGTACGGCTGGGGATGGAGCTGGGACTATCTCTCAGCTTCGTATGCCGCGCCGGCCGGGGCTCTCAACTTCAACAAGAACGTCATCTCCATCGTGGTGGAGCCGGCCGCAGAGCCCGGATCTCCCGCCAGGGTGACACTGAAGCCATCCTCAGGGCATATGCGGCTGCGTTCCAGTGTGATGACCGGCGAGCGTGGAAGCAGCCGTTCGGTCTCCCGGGAGCGCGACGCCGGGGCCACGATGGTGACGGTGACCGGCAGCGTTCCGGCCGGCGGGGACGCGGCCACCGACGCCGTGGTGGCCGTGCTGGATCCCGCGCAGTTTACCGTGGACTGCTTCCGCGACATGCTGATCTCGTCCGGTATTCCTGTGGACGGCAGGGCACGCAAAGGGTCCGCGCCCGCCGGGGCCAGGATGCTTGCCCGCCACGTATCGAAGCCCCTCCGAGAGATCGTCACCGACCTGAACAAGTGGAGCGATAATCTGATCGCCGAGTGCCTGCTGCGCACGCTCGGGTCGGTCCGGAAAGGTTCCGGCTCCGTCAGCGCCGGGCGGGATGTGGTAATGGAGTTCCTGGAGAAGCAGGCGGGCATCGAACCCGGCGCAGTGTCCATGGCAGACGGATCCGGGCTCTCACGGCTGAACCTGGTCACCTGTGACAGTTTCATCCGCCTGCTGGACTATATGTACCGCCATCGCCACGGGACTGATTTCATGGAATCGCTGCCGGTCGCGGGGGTAGACGGCACCCTGCGCACCCGGATGAAAGACACCCCGGCTGAGGGGAAGGTCCGGGCGAAGACAGGCTACATCGGCGGCGTATCCAGCCTGTCTGGCTACGTGACCACTGCCGCCGGGCAGCCGCTTGCATTCTCGCTGATCTTCAACAACCAGGTGGGTACGGTCGCCCCCTGCCGCGAAGCGCAGGACGAGATCTGCGCGTATCTGGCAGGACTGACAGAGAAGCTGTAG